In Planococcus shixiaomingii, the DNA window TAGCGACTGCTTTCATGACTTGTGCATTTTTATTGGCTTCTATTGCGGCACTTCGCATACTCAGTGGTTCAACGCATGTTTATCATAAAAAAGCGTTATTTTTAATGATGAAATTAGGATTTGTATTTTCCATTGCCACTGCATTGATCGGCGATTTCTCCGGAAAATACTTGGCAGAATACCAGCCGGAAAAATTGGCTGCTGCAGAGTGGCACTTTGAAACAGAAGCAAATGCGGGGTTGGTCATGTTTGGGGTTCTTGACGGGGATGAAGTTAAGTATGCCATTAAGATTCCATATGCGCTTAGCATTTTGGCGCACGGCCTTCCTGGTGAAGAAGTGATTGGCATCAACGAATTAAAAGCAAATGACGTTTTAATTCCGCCCCTCTGGATTCATTACCTGTTTGATACGATGGTCACAATCGGCATGAGCTTAGCAGCCCTATCTTTTGTTTATGTAGTGGCTGCATGGCGTGGCTGGTCGTTCATCCAGGCAAAATGGTTCCGTGTGCTGTTGCTCTTGGGCGGCCCGCTTGCCCTTGTGGCAATAGAGGCCGGTTGGTGGTTCACGGAAGTCGGACGACAGCCATGGATTCTTAACGGCATTATGAAAACGCAAGATGCAGCAACAACAAGCGGCAATGTTGATTTGATGATTATCTTATTTGCTGGGCTGTATTTCATTTTGGGAGTCGGTACAATTGTGGTCTTGACTCGGATGTACCGACGCAATCCGGTTGAGCAGGAGTTGGCAGACCGGGAAGCTCAAAAAGGCGGTGAACAAGGATGACACTTGAAATTATAGGAATCTCGGTTCTTTGGTTATTCTTGTTCTTTTATGTCATTGTAGGATCCATTGATTTTGGCGCTGGCTTTTTTAACGCATACAGCGCCTTTACCAACAAACAGCACATTTTGACTAAAATTATCCAACGTTATTTATCGCCGGTATGGGAAGTCACGAACGTGTTTTTCGTCTTCTTCTTTGTCGGTATGGTCGGCTTTTTCCCGCAGACCGCTTATTATTATGGTACAACACTGTTAGTTCCAGCGAGTCTGGCGCTGATCTTGTTGTCGATCCGCGGTTCGTATTACGCGTTTGCCACATACGGTGCCAAGATTAACCATCGAGGCTATATTTATATGTACGGATTATCTGGCTTGCTCTTGCCGGCAGCTCTTTCTCCAGTATTAGCCATGGCTCAAGGCGGGTTCATCAATATGGTCGACGGTTCGCCGAAACTTGATTATTGGGCACTGTTTACCAGTCCGCTGACATGGAGCATTGTAGTACTGAGTTTGACTGCGGTCCTATACATTTCCGCAGTGTTCCTGACATGGTATGCCAATAAAGCAGGAGACGTAAAAGCGACAGATTTGATGCGCAAGTATGCACTTATCTGGGCTGGCCCTGCAATCATTACGGCAACCGGCATCATCTATGAATTGCGGGCACACAACGTAGAGAATTTTAATCGCTTGCTTGATTTGTGGTGGGCGTTCGGCATATCTGCCCTGCTGTTCCTAGGAACGGTGTTCTTGATTTGGAAACGCCGGAATTACGGTTTGGCGTTTATCCTATTGGTCGGGCAATTCTTCACTGCCTTTTTCGCCTACGGAGCATCGCATTATCCGTATCTTCTTTATCCACACTTGACGATTTACGATAGTTTTACGAATGAAGCAATGGCCATATCGTTGATTGTCGCGTTTATTGCGGGATTGGGCTTGCTGCTTCCTTCGCTTTACTTGCTCTTCCGCTTGTTCTTGTTTGATAAGGATTATGTCAAAGGGAAATCGGATTACCACGCATAATAAGCAGAAGCAAAGGAGGAGACAGCTATGCTGCAGAATTTCTTAATATTTTATGCACCGTTTATCGTATTATTTGGATCTGTCGCTTTTGGATTCTGGTTTTCATTGCAAGATGGGCCAGCGACAAAAGACGAGAAATAAAGAGCGCGCGCAGACGAATGTCTGCCGCGTTTTTTTTGTGTCCAGCTGTTAAGCATGAACCGGCCGCTTCCGCCTTTCATGTGGTATAATACGAAAAGTTGAAATGGAGTGAACACTTTGAAACCAGTACAAAAAAACGATCGCTTGCTTGTGCATGTGGAGGATTTGACGCATGACGGCGCAGGTGTAGCAAAAGTAGAAGGCTATCCGCTTTTCATCCATGGCGCATTGCCAGGAGAAGATGTAGAGGTCCTCGTCTTGAAAACCTTAAAGTCCTACGGCTTTGCCAAAATGCTCGAAATAAAAAAAGCTTCACCGTTCCGTGTGGCAGCGCCTTGTCCAGTTTTTGATACGTGCGGCGGCTGCCAAATCCAGCATCTGTCTTACGAAGGGCAGATGACCTTTAAACGCAAGTTGGTCCGCGATGCCATTACGCGCATCGGAAAGTTGCCGGACGTGCCGGTCCATCCGGTCAAAGGCATGGAAAACCCGTGGCGCTATCGAAATAAATCACAGATTCCGTTTGGAACTGACAATGGCCGCGTTGTTGCAGGCTTTTATCAAACGCGTTCGCATGATATTGCCGACACCGACATCTGCCTTATCCAAACACCGGAAGCAGATGCCATCATGGCGGCTTTGAAAAAGAATTTGCCAGCTATGGGCATTGAACCTTATGAAGAAGAGACTCACCGCGGCATGCTTCGCCACGTAGTGGTCCGCAAAGGGCGGGCGACTGGCGAGATTATGGTCGTTCTTGTGACGAAGAAAAAGAAATTCCCACAGGCGGAAAAGGCGATTGAACTGATCCGGACGCTTGTGCCGGAAGTGACGTCTATCGTCCAAAACGTCAACAGCGAAAAAACCAATGTCATTTTTGGCAATGAAACCGTGACGCTTTGGGGCAATGACGTTATCGAAGACCGGATCGGAGATGTTCGTTTTGAAATTTCCGCTCGTTCTTTCTATCAAATCAACCCGATACAAACTGAAGTTCTCTATGGACAGGCCATGGACTATGCCCAGTTGACAGGCAATGAAACCGTAATCGATGCATATTGCGGGATCGGGACGATTTCCTTGTTCCTGGCCCAGCAAGCCAAATTCGTCATGGGCGTCGAGATCGTGCCGCAGGCGATTGAAGATGCCAAACGCAACGCTGAACTCAATGGTTTTACAAATACCTTATTTGAAGCAGGTCCGGCAGAGCAGGTCATTCCGCGCTGGTATAAGGAAGGCAAGACAGCAGACGTTCTGATGGTCGATCCGCCTCGTAAAGGCTGTGACGAACAGCTGCTGAGAACCATTTTAAAACAGCGTCCGAAGCGCGTGGTCTATGTATCCTGCAACCCGGCAACGCTTGCGCGTGACTTGCGCATACTGGAAGACGGCGGCTACCGCACCAAAGAAGTGCAGCCTGTCGACATGTTCCCGCAGTCGACGCATTGTGAAGCGGTGGCTTGGCTGGAACTAGCCGAATAATCGTAATTTAAACTTGTTTTTCTACGCAGCATTTATTAAGATGTGACGTAGGAATAGCTAATTCAATAGTTGCTGAAATAGGAAAGCAGACAATTTAGTAGTGCGGACATGTACTTTCTAAATCATCTGCTTTTGCTTTGAAACGAGAGGATTTGAAATTAAATGAAAGAAAACTTTTGGCAAGATTTACCGAAGCCATTTTTCGTACTTGCACCAATGGAAGATGTGACGGATGTTGTTTTTCGCCATGTCGTAAGCGAAGCAGGCAGACCGGATGTATTTTTCACTGAGTTTACAAATACAGAAAGCTATTGCCATCCAGAAGGCATGAAAAGCGTGCGTGGCCGTTTGCTGTTTACGGAAGACGAACAGCCGATGGTGGCACATATATGGGGGGATAAACCCGAATTTTTCCGCCAAATGAGCATTGGTATGGCGGAATTAGGATTTAAAGGCATTGATATTAACATGGGCTGCCCGGTGCCGAATGTCGCATCAAGAGGCAAAGGGAGCGGTCTTATCCTTCGCCCGGAAGCTGCTGCAGAAATTATCCAGGCTGCAAAAGCGGGAGGGCTGCCTGTCAGCGTGAAAACGCGGCTTGGCT includes these proteins:
- a CDS encoding cytochrome ubiquinol oxidase subunit I — translated: MGFEDTAFLSRILTLMTLSFHILYATIGVGVPLMIMIAQWVGIKKNDDHYILMARRWARGFVITVAVGVVTGTIIGLQLSLLWPNFMQVAGNVIALPLFLETFAFFFEAIFLGIYLYTWDRFEDQRKHLLLLIPVAIGAAASAVFITVVNSFMNAPQGFEVLNGQMVNIQPLLAIFNPAMPTKVAHVVATAFMTCAFLLASIAALRILSGSTHVYHKKALFLMMKLGFVFSIATALIGDFSGKYLAEYQPEKLAAAEWHFETEANAGLVMFGVLDGDEVKYAIKIPYALSILAHGLPGEEVIGINELKANDVLIPPLWIHYLFDTMVTIGMSLAALSFVYVVAAWRGWSFIQAKWFRVLLLLGGPLALVAIEAGWWFTEVGRQPWILNGIMKTQDAATTSGNVDLMIILFAGLYFILGVGTIVVLTRMYRRNPVEQELADREAQKGGEQG
- a CDS encoding cytochrome d ubiquinol oxidase subunit II encodes the protein MTLEIIGISVLWLFLFFYVIVGSIDFGAGFFNAYSAFTNKQHILTKIIQRYLSPVWEVTNVFFVFFFVGMVGFFPQTAYYYGTTLLVPASLALILLSIRGSYYAFATYGAKINHRGYIYMYGLSGLLLPAALSPVLAMAQGGFINMVDGSPKLDYWALFTSPLTWSIVVLSLTAVLYISAVFLTWYANKAGDVKATDLMRKYALIWAGPAIITATGIIYELRAHNVENFNRLLDLWWAFGISALLFLGTVFLIWKRRNYGLAFILLVGQFFTAFFAYGASHYPYLLYPHLTIYDSFTNEAMAISLIVAFIAGLGLLLPSLYLLFRLFLFDKDYVKGKSDYHA
- the cydS gene encoding cytochrome bd oxidase small subunit CydS, which gives rise to MQNFLIFYAPFIVLFGSVAFGFWFSLQDGPATKDEK
- the rlmD gene encoding 23S rRNA (uracil(1939)-C(5))-methyltransferase RlmD — translated: MKPVQKNDRLLVHVEDLTHDGAGVAKVEGYPLFIHGALPGEDVEVLVLKTLKSYGFAKMLEIKKASPFRVAAPCPVFDTCGGCQIQHLSYEGQMTFKRKLVRDAITRIGKLPDVPVHPVKGMENPWRYRNKSQIPFGTDNGRVVAGFYQTRSHDIADTDICLIQTPEADAIMAALKKNLPAMGIEPYEEETHRGMLRHVVVRKGRATGEIMVVLVTKKKKFPQAEKAIELIRTLVPEVTSIVQNVNSEKTNVIFGNETVTLWGNDVIEDRIGDVRFEISARSFYQINPIQTEVLYGQAMDYAQLTGNETVIDAYCGIGTISLFLAQQAKFVMGVEIVPQAIEDAKRNAELNGFTNTLFEAGPAEQVIPRWYKEGKTADVLMVDPPRKGCDEQLLRTILKQRPKRVVYVSCNPATLARDLRILEDGGYRTKEVQPVDMFPQSTHCEAVAWLELAE